tTCATGACTCTTCTCTTAAGGCATTATTGCTGTCTGTGTGCTATTTCAAATTCATAAATATAAGAGTAGAAGACATTCATAAGCATGAGTCACACGCAAAAAGTCAACGTTAGTCAAGATTCTGACGGTCGCGGCGAGGATGCgaggaaaaatttcgaaataagGTGCAATAATATGCGAAGTGAACGTGGTCATTGTAAAGCTGTAAAGTTGATTTTGTGCTGACTTTGTACAGCTGATCTCCACGTTAACTACTGACAACTGGTTGAGCAATTCTCACCACTGGTAGTAGTCAATTAGGATGAAACTACATCCAACTCCTCATAAACAACGGGTAGCGTGAGCAAAATTTAAATTGATGAGGTATTTGTTGATGGCGACTATAAACGACTACTTGAAACAGCAAGAGTAAATTGTGAGCTCATACTATTCAGTTTTTCAACActtcaattgaaaaaagtttgaatttcCCGCTATAAATATTACTGCAGTTTTACTTACATTCCTTTATTCAGTTGCAAGGCTGACGAGATAACaaattcatggatttttcccGCTTAATTTGTTAACTTTTAGCTATGCATGTAGGGCAGAAGCTACGAACTGCTCTAAGAGGACCTCCTGGTCGACTAGTGTTCAAAGTAGGTGGTGGAGATGGCGAGCGATTTCGGTAAGTTTGAAGTTGACTATAAATAGTAGTACAAATaagtgaagaaatgaatttgcGTTCAAATCATGTCAAGGAAATCGTTTCTGAGTGTTTCTAGACTGACACGTCGATTTGATGGTCATCGCGATGGAGTTTGGCATGTGACAGCGGATGCGACGCGAAGTATATGTGCCAGTGCGAGTGCAGGTACGGTATTTGAGAGCAGTCTGTGTCTTTTGCtcgcaaatttttcttttatttttcattccattctcCTCAAATATTCGAGCCTGCAAATGAGCGAGTATTCCTCacatttcgaatattcgagtgTGAAGCTCTGCTCCATCATGAAATCCTTGCACACAAAAGCTAAGCCTCAATTCTAGGGTTAGGTTCAGGCATGTCTTCAACGCTTCATTTGATTTTCGGGAGCGCTAAATCATTTAGATAAGTGTTTCGGTTaaagaatttcaatttatGAATGATAGATGGTCACATTCCACCAATGTCGCAACAAAGAATATATTGTAGTTATTGCATTTTACATCAAACGAATGCGAGATTATGGTAACTTTCTTTTAGAATcactaatctttttttcagatcaaacTGCACGAATATGGTCGCTGAACACTGGTGCATGTCTCTACACATATATCGGTCATACTGGGTCGGTGAATTGTGTAGCATTCGCGCCACAGCCAGAATCTTCCTCGGGAGAGCTTACTGTAGCCACGGCGAGCGGTGACGAGTCGGCACATATCTGGAAAGTTTCTATCGGCTCACAGATGGTACTGAGTTCTGACGACGACGAGGACGATAAGGCTGGACCGGACAGCGGTGCAGGCGAGAGCGACGCTGCTCCGCCGCAGTCAACTACGGAAGGCGCCCGTGTGAAAACTGCACTCATGCGACTGACCGGACATACTGGGGTGGTCATCGGATGCGATTGGTTGGCAGGTATGATTAATTTGTAGGGTGCCGCTTAATGTGTCGCTTTGCCACTTCGCCTGCAATTCATACTTCCTTACAGTTGCTCGTGGTAGTTGCTGTTAAGTGCTAGCTACACACACTGCCTTTTGTTCTATTGGCGttgtttgttgatttgttGCAATTTGCCTGCCCTTTTCTAGATTATTTTTAGTTTCCTCCTATGTTATCCAGTATAGCTGTATTCAGGAGCAAGCCAGCTGATCACTGCAAGCTGGGATCGCACGGCCAACATTTACGATGTTGAGCGAGGTGAAGTACTGAACATACTTAGTGGTCACGAAATGGAACTTAATCACTGTTCCGCccatccaagccaaaaacttGTCGTCACATCATCAAAAGACTCCACCTTTCGGTTGTGGGATTTCCGAGAAACCATTCAGTCGGTGGCGGTTTTCCAGGGACATCAGGAGTGAGTATGCTTTCCGCctcctttaatttttgctaAGAGCGAAGACGTACCTGTTCCTGTTCCCATCGCACGTTCTTTCCAGCTCTGTGAGTTCTGTAGCGTTTTCAACGGGTGACAGAATTGTGTCCGGCAGCGATGACCGAACGGTTAAAGTGAgctttctttgttgttttattcaattttattacTGATCTTCATCCTTGTCTTCGTGTTCATGCGAGCTTCTCCAGGTTTGGGATCTCCGCAACATGCGCAGCGCGATATCCACTATAAGACTGTCGTCAGCTGCAAACCGCTTATCAGTGAGTGATTTAAACAATTATTACACTAGAAGAGAcaattttcaacgtttttaaAGGTAAGCCGAAGTCATGGAGCAATAGCGATACCACTCGACAATCGTCATGTTCGCATTTACGATCTGGCTGGAAATCGCCTACCACGAGTGCCAAATCGGCGGGTGAGTGCATGCGATATTGAAAAAGAGGGAACAATTGTTAGAGACGAGGAAACAAAGACGAGACGTTAGTGAGAAGATCAAAAGTCCAACGCAAAAGAGCATTATCGATTTCAAAACGAAAGCGGATACTAGTGGGCGTTTATCGTTTCCCCGTTGTGCCAGAAAAAAGGAGTGTTTTCTGACGTCTGCGACTCTAGGATGAAACAATAACATCAGTGAACAGGCATTTCTGTAAGTAAAACGTTGTAGAGAAAAGTTTTCCTGATTTCTTCTGGTGAAAACATAGAGATCACAGGCGGCAGTGAGGTGTTGCAAGTATTCTGGACAGTGGTTATTGATCGAGTATGATTTTTAGTGTCATTCTCGCATGGTTTCCTGCGCGGCGTGGGCAGACGACCATCCACAATGCAATCTACTGACATGCGGCTTTGATCGTAGTGTTGCTGGATGGAAAGTGACATTGGCAAAAGAATGAGGATGTGCATTGTGAGTTCCAGTTCGGTTAACCGATGTCTCTCCTATAATATAGAACAGTTTCTGCTGTTCAGCTAGCTTTATAAGAAACTGTCCAccttttctctgaattttctATGAGCTGTTTATGcatatttgtttgttattgtGCGGTGCTGTACATAATACAACGGCAACGGGACCTCGCTGTTAATTTCCTTCCCCATTTGTTAATAGGAAGGATCATCTCATAATAATTATGACTGTCTTGCTTTcacgtttccttcttttctgctaCGTGTTCGGCTTGTTAACTACATTAGAACCCTCATAAGGTTTAGCTTCGAAACTCAGTAGAAATCATTTGAATTTGCGATAATTTCTAATCCTCCTTTATGGTGCACTATTTCCGTAGAATTGTGATAGTTGTCCGAGTGATGAGGTGTATGTACGTGTTGTATATTGTGTTATAATTAAAGTATTGTGAAGACTTTACGACTATTCTCAGTACGAATCTGCACCAATGAAGTGCTTAGCGTTACTCCTAGCAGTCTTTGCGTACTATATTTGGCCAACCGACGCACAGTGGAAACTTGGACGCTTCGTGTCGCGCGCAATAGATGAGACTACACTGCACTCAGTATGTTCCATACGCAGAACCTTTGCATTTGAATGCGAAAGTTTATTGGTCAGCGTGAACGTAACAGTAAAGTGGTTTCTATTGTGATTTTGGAGCTAATGTTGGATGAAAGTTCTCATTGAGCGAAACGAACACAAAATAATTTGTGTTTTAAAAAACGGTTCCGCGCCTAGTTGAACTACTGCACGTAGAGCGCGGTTGCACCACGACACCAGTTTATCACGTGAATTATATGGGTGAGAATGATTCATTCTACCCAACCTTCTATGAGCATGATGAGTCTCATTACCTACTGTGCGTGTTATTGTGACTTTTTGTCACCACGATTGATtggagaagtaaaaaaatataattttcaagAAAGGTGAAGGGTGAGAGACATGAAAAATAGGACATACATAGACTGGCCGTCatgtgaaagaaaactaaacGGATCCAAAGTTTTATAAACTGTGAATATCACATAATTATGCGTAATGACAACCTGACAAATTGTATTCGCGAACAATTAGGCACAATAGTGGCAATTTCGATTTCGTAGCTGTTGACACCGCATTAAGGCGATCGTTATATGAGCTTACTTGTCGAGTTCAACAACTACGACGCCACAATCAAAAATTATGTTATACAGTGAATGTTTCAGCAAATAAAGTACTAAATGCATGTAGGTAAGTAAATTTTGCCATGACACACgtaactctgaaaaaaaaggctgTCATACGTATCACAATcgacaaaaaatagaattacCGACGGAATGCACGACTATGGAAGGAGACTCAATGTTGCAAACTTCGGCAAGTTTGCTGGTACCGACGGCAAAATCAATAAGCTCGAAACTATATTAACTAAAGGTCTAGTCTACGCCTTTTTACCCGTCATCACAACACTGTTCACTTTGTCCACCGGAGTACCGTACTCGTTCTCGTCAAGATCCCCTAGCGATTCGCCTGGAGATACTTGGCCCATTTCCAATCTTCCTTCCGAAAAACCGGATGACATCTCAGCTAGTCTGCAATCAAATAATTATAGCATAGAAATAACAGTACAGAATCGTTTTCTCTATTCTCCTCGCTTTAATTCGTTTCCCTTAAACTTGCATATCGACATTATTTCCACTCATTCCCATTGCGCATCGCTTAAACTAGCGAAAAAGTATGCAGCGCATCCTTTCTTATAAGGCTAGCTTGGATTCGCCTCCTGCAACCCGGAACTTGATCCATGTCCCCCTCTCTTACACTGCCTCATGTAATTCTGACGGAGCACATGACATCCAATCCATCTTCGGAAGGAGAAGGTCTCATATCAGTGGAAGATCTCGCAATTTTTAAACCAACAGAAAAGTGATCGTGACAACTTTGGAAAATATAGTTGTATCCACACGACTTGAAGCTTGGTGAAGTAGtatgagcggctgcgctttaAACGGCGCGTTGGAGTCAGCGGTTACGATTGCTATCTCCGCCGCGTCGCTTAAAGTGCGTGTTGCAATCAAATCGCAAAGATGAGTGGAGCTAACGAAGATCCCATCTCAAACGTAACCACCAGCTTCATCGGACGCTTCGAGCCCAACTGCTTACGCCATCGTTTGCTGAGCGTTTCATACAAACTTTTCAATAAGATCATTCCCACATGCATGTCAAGTACACTGAATGAAGCTCAACCTCGGAACCAACCTGGATTCAGTCAGGATAACGGAACAAAACCAAACCGCTTCGATGGTCCTTCGTTCTAACATGCGGCAAGATGTTTATGAGCACCTCGCCGCATGTTAGAACGTTAACCACTGCTATCATGGAAGTACCAGTACGATACTGCTGTTCCAGCACCTCTTTATCCTACCCAGTGAGAAGATGATTTggcaaggcgatactatatcgcctgTGTTCTTCGCAACTGTATTGTAGTGGTTAATGGAATGATTTGCTCGAGAAGAAAGGGAGCgtgtgttaaaaaaaatatgcaccGTCTTTACAGCCCAACAGAATTTATCTATGGGGAGCATCGCTGACCTAATTACATTGTAAGAAGTATAGCTATAGATGGCCTAATAGGACTCTGCAGAGGATCTCAAGAGATGTAAACGCGAGAGACCGccaatgaaatgaagtgatgaGTTCGTAGCgtcactccaatcgaacaacACCATCTATGAAGCATGCAGAATTAACcttttatccactttatcgATCATCTTCTGGAAGTCATCCGCCGTTGGTTGTGCAGCATCAGCTCGTGCTAATGTGGTTCGGCTTGCAGTATCGCCGGTTCGGAGAATGTCATCCAAGAAATCGTCGCCGAACGGATCTAAACTAAGAAAGTTTGCTGTCGTAATACTTATCCATAAAAATCTACCACCAACCGtattctttctgctttttcgaTTTGTCATCTGCTCTTGGATCGAATGAATCATCGAAAACGTCTTCCATATTCTCCAACTGAAGGTTCTGTAGCCTTCGACCAACctaaagaaatccaaaaaatagatgaaaagtCCTATCAAGGAagtaaatttctcaaaaatagaaGATGAAATGCCTGTATACCTCTGGAACCGGAGCGGAATTTGCTCTAGATGGTGCATGGTGACGACGTGGCGCCACAGGTGGAGGTGGGGCGAGAGTTGGAACTGGACATGGAGGAGGGGCTTGGGAAGGAGCTGGCCCAGATGGGGAATAGTGTGTAGCAGGTGTCACGTTAGTGTGTCCTAAATAGAATCATGGTGGCAAAACTCCTGGAAACATGTTtaccttcaaagaaaatttgaaggataCTTGCCATTTACTTGCGACGGTGTGGTGGTAT
This window of the Necator americanus strain Aroian chromosome III, whole genome shotgun sequence genome carries:
- a CDS encoding hypothetical protein (NECATOR_CHRIII.G9080.T2), which produces MSSQRTTGNPTRSRASTDSDMLYSAQAAVEYDASDTTAPHRARLYHLFGLIDKEFESLFAENCALRAKIEALETGADGDVSVLQSESFTATNESIKGGGGRKAMHVGQKLRTALRGPPGRLVFKVGGGDGERFRLTRRFDGHRDGVWHVTADATRSICASASADQTARIWSLNTGACLYTYIGHTGSVNCVAFAPQPESSSGELTVATASGDESAHIWKVSIGSQMVLSSDDDEDDKAGPDSGAGESDAAPPQSTTEGARVKTALMRLTGHTGVVIGCDWLAGASQLITASWDRTANIYDVERGEVLNILSGHEMELNHCSAHPSQKLVVTSSKDSTFRLWDFRETIQSVAVFQGHQDSVSSVAFSTGDRIVSGSDDRTVKVWDLRNMRSAISTIRLSSAANRLSVSRSHGAIAIPLDNRHVRIYDLAGNRLPRVPNRRCHSRMVSCAAWADDHPQCNLLTCGFDRSVAGWKVTLAKE